The nucleotide window CTTCTTTTTCTAAGGGCATAATATATCTAAAAAACAGCTCTTTAAAGCCATAAATTATTGTTTAGTAATATTTATTTATATATAATTAATATAATATTTAGCCCGCAATAATAATTGCAGTTTCTATCGATATAATCCCACTTCTGCTTATATATCACAATATTATGGGTGTCCACATATATAATCCATTCTTTACCCTATTTTTATCCCACTTTATACTATATCAAATTAGACGCCAAGTTTTTTGATAAATTATCAAACTTCATTGATAAAAGCCCTGTTTTGTAGTATAATAGAATCATAGAAAAGCTTGATATTTCAAGGGAAAAGGAGAATTTTATGCTTACAAATTACCTGGTTCTACAAAGAACTACAACGGACTTTGCAGAGGAGTTGCCAAAGGAAAGACCTACTATACACAGGCTGCTAAGAAACCAAATCTTCGATCTGATTAAAAAACACATTCTTGGAGATATGAGCATCGATAGGATCACACTAGAAGTAGACGGAAAAAAAGCTGAATTCTATGGTAAAGATTTTATTAATCAAGAGCTTCAAACAGTCCTCAGAAGTATGAAATATGCCAAATCAGTTGATTTTACTGCAGAGTACTATTATGAAGGTTACATGACATCATCAGATGATATGGACCCAAGACTTTTAGCGGATTATTTATGCCAAGCAGATGAAAGTATTTTGGAGATGGTGCAACACAGCTTCTATATCAAAGATGATTCCCTTGGTGGCGATGATGACAGTCGTCTATACCACTATGGGCTAAGAGATGGCGAGGTCTTTAAAGGTGAAGTTGATCTAGTAATGGCCGACCAACTTCCAGATACCTTTGATTATCATACCTACGATATGGTACTAATACTAGATGAATTCAAGGTCCCTCAAGAAAGCATGCCAAAGGTTAAAAGCTATTTATCAGAGCTAACAAAACTAAGTCATTTTGATCATTATGATATTAAAGGCGATGAAGTGAATTTCTCTATGAATAATGCCAATCTTAGGAATAAAGAGGGAGTAGATAGGTTTATCTACTACACAGCTTCTCTCCACCAAGAACTCCAAGCATGTAAAGATCAAGAAGGCGTTCTAGCTTCCATGGCAAACTTTGTTGACATGAGCCAGGGGGTCCCAAGCAAACTTCTAATAGATTTCGATAACGAGGGCAACTACAGTATAAGCATAGCATCAATATAATTAAAATCCTTTGGATGGGCCAAAAAGGCCCATCCAAAATAAGATAGATTTAGACGCCAAACTTTTCCCTTTTCTATATTAGAGTTTATTTGAGGAGTGGCCCTGCCACTCCTCTTTCTTTTATCTAACACAATATATTTTGGTAATTAAATGGAAATATTTGTCATCATATTTTACCTGAAACAACCCTGCTACTCTTATTAAAATTTTAACTACGGATGTGGGATAATCTATCTATCAAAATATTTATCATAAGAATCTGGACAGGCCTTCACAAAAAGTCCTTGTTTTCATTAACCTTTTAACTTGTGTAAATGTTATATATTTCTTTAGACATCTGAGCTATAAGCTCTTCTCCCACCAAGTTCCATTCATTTGCTCTATACTCTTCATCTTGAGCTGTATTTCCATTATAAAAAACTGCAAGAATATAAGAGCCTTTTTCTGTAAAAACGATTCCCGCGTCATTAGCCACCCTATCCATTGTCCCAGTTTTATGAGCTATTTCTAAGTATTTAGGTAAATATTTAGGTATTCTGGAGTTAGTTTGACATTTGGATAAGATCCCTATCATCTCTTTATCTAACTCTTCTCCCATCCATTTGTTCCTAAACACCTTCTCTAAAACAACTCCTACTTCATAGGGAGAGGTCTCATCATTTTTCTCAACATTTCCAGTGTAGGCAGGAGTATTATTTAGCCATATAGGACCCTGTTTTATTTTTTCTTTTATGTCGTCTCCCTCTTCTAATCCATAACAGAGTGAAATTAATTGAGAACAGTTTAGGTCACACTTTGTATTATTCAAATCAAGACGTTCTACCACATTCTCCTGAATATTTTCAATGCCTAATAGATCAATTAATAGGTCTGTAGCGGTATTGTCTGAAATAATCATCATAAGTAAAGCATAATCTGCAACAGTCAAATTGGCTCCTAAATCAAATTCTTTAAGAACTCCACTCCCCTCAGATTTATAATCTTCTATCAAGGCTATCCTGTCTGCTAGGCTTATCTTGCCCTCCCTTATCTGCCTGAACAACTCTGCTAAAATAAAGATTTTAAAAACGCTAGCAGCGGGAAAAACTTCTTTATCATTATAACCATACTCGCAGCCATTTTTTAAATCTTTAAAATATATTCCCAGCTTTCCCGTTACGCCTTCAGCATATTTTGCGACTACTGCTTTTATTAAGTCAACCATACATCGCCTCCTAAATATTTTTAATTTTGACTACTCTGCCTGGTTTTTTACCCGTCAATTCTTTTTGTGAGTAAACGAGTTCTCCTGCTATATATACTGAATCTAACCCATCTGCTCTAAGATTTGAATCCTCATAGCTGGCTCTATCTACTAATTCATCAAGATTGAGCAGTAATAAATCAGCCCTTAAGCCTTCAGCAATTTGGCCCACATCCTTCAGTCCCCAAAAATCAGCTGTTTTTTTTGTCTGTTTATTAATCGCTTCTTCCAAAGAAAGTAATTTCTTCTCCAAAGCATAATGGCTAATCGTTTTAATAAATGTTCCCCAAGATCTTGGGTGCCCTTTATCCTCCATGGAAACGGGTAAGCCATCTGAGCCCACTACGGTATGCTTATTCATGTAAATTCGTTCAACTTCCAAAGGGTCCATAGCAAAGAAAATTCCATTTCCCCCACCACTGTTTTCTATAAGAAGGTCGAAATAAGCATCAAAATCTGATTTTTTGATACTATTGGCATAGTCTGGTATGAACATTCCTTGTGCGTCAGGTGTATTGGGCGCAGAAGCTACAAATACGCCTTTAAACCCTCCACTATTTTTATAAAAGTTATCATATTTATTTTCCGGAGAATTCATTTCATTTTTAATTACTTCTCTCCATTTTTCATCTGATAATTTCTTTAATAACTCTTCCATGCCATCTGAAAAGTGCCAAGGTGGAATACATATATTTAATGATGTCATGCAAGCTTCATATGGATATACGTCCATTAAAACAGATGTTCCACGTTCATTTGCCTCTTCCACTAATTTGAGAGTATTTTTCGAAAAACCCCAATTGCCTTTTCCGCAAACTTTGTGATGAGATATTACTAATTTTACTCCCGATTTCTCAGCTATTCTAATGGATTCTTCAACAGCTTCTACAACCTTCTCGGCTTCATTTCTCATATGTGTTGCATAGACCCCATCATATTGTTTTACAATTTTACATAATTCAACAAGCTCTTCCTCATCTGAATAAACCCCGGGTACATAGATTAAACCGCTACTCATTCCTCTAGCTCCTGATTTCATTGCCTCACTTAGTCTATCTTTCATCAAATCAAGTTCTTCTGGAGTAGCTTTTCGATTTTCTACTCCCATCACAGAGGCTCTTAGGGTGTTATGTCCAATAAGAAAGACTTGATTCAGATAAAGGTCTTGTTTATTGACAAAGTCTAGAAAAGAAGAAAAACTTGTAAATTTTTCAAAGGGTATTGTATTAGAAATACTTGCAAAGCTAGAAATAGACTTGAATTCATTATAAAATTTTGGGTCTACTGGAAATGGAGTATTTCCGCATTGTCCAGTTATTTCAGTTGTTACTCCTTGAGAAATTTTACTAAAAGAAGGAACATATTCACCTATAGATCTATCACCGTGGGAATGCGATTCTATAAAACCTGGGCAAAGGACCAATCCACTAGCATCCTTTACTTCCTTTGTTCTTTTTCCAATCACATCTAGAACGATTCTTCCATCTTTAACGCCCACATCAAATTCCTTTGCAGGGGCACCACTACCATCAATTACAGTTGCGTTCTTTATTAAAATATCAAGCATAGCATCTCCTTTGAATATTTCAGCTTAATTGATTTAAAGCTGATTGTTTGATATGATTAATTAGATTCTAATATAAAAAAAGGTGTTTATTATGCGTATGGACCAACTATATCAATTTATCATTATAAGTGAAGCGGGGTCTATTACTGCTGCTTCAAAACAGCTTTATATCTCTCAATCCAGCCTAAGCTCATCCATAGCTTCAATGGAAAAAGAGATAGGTAGACAGATTTTCCAGCGTTCTCATAATGGGATCTCTTTGACACCTTATGGATTGAAATTTTATAAGGCTGCAAGGGAAATACTGGATACTTATGAGAATGTGATTAATCTACCAATGGAACTTAATGAGGAACAGCTCCATATATCTTCTCAATTTTTACTCTATGCAAGCTCGATTTTTACCAATATTATTTCAGAGAACAAAAAAGTTATTTCTAGCTTCAAATTCACCGAAAAAACAACCAGCGGTGTAATCAAAGACGTTATTAACAGGACATCGGAAGTTGGACTGATAGTTACTCGGAGCGAACTACATAATCATTATAAACAAATAGCTAAAAATCAAAACCTGGAATATAATGTCATCAATTCCGATGAATGCATTTGCCTAGTGGGACGGGGCAACCCATTATACTACTCAGATGACGAGGATATAACAATGCAACAACTTCAAGGATTTCCGATGATTAAATATGAAATTGATGCTAACTCCGTCGAAAGTAATAAAGAATTTGATATGAACTTCTCATTCCCACACTCTGGTGTTCTAGTAATAAGTGACACAGGTAGTCTGCAAAATATTTTAGCAAAAACTAATGGTTTCTTTATTGGCATACATAACGAGAAAGCTTATAGTACAACCGATTTTTATGATAACATCCGTGTAATTAAATTAAGAGACAAATCATTCACCTATGATACAGCTTGGCTTAAAAAGAAAGACCATAGCTTATCACCGCTTGCTAAAGATTTTTTAAAGCGAATCTACCTAGCTGTTGGAGCTTCTCCAATAAACCTTTCTTTTAACCTATAAATTATCGTGATAGGGGCAAGCACAAAAATGATTTTCATTGACTTCCACTAGTGGAGGGTCTTGTCCCAGACACCCATCTCGAACATATTTACACCTTGAGCTAAACCTACAACAAGGTTTAGGATTTATAGGAGATACTACCTCTCCCCTTATCACTTCTGTTTTCCTCTCACGCATGCTCAGATCTGGCACTGGTATAGCTGATAAAAGAGCTTTTGTATAAGGATGCCTTGGATTACTAAATAACTCCATTGTGGGCGCCTTCTCTATTAATTGCCCTAGATATAATACAGCGATTTCATCAGATATATGTTTTACCACGCTCAGGTCATGCGTAATAAACATATAAGTCAAATTAAGGTTGTCCTGTAAATCCATTAATAAATTCAAAATTTGTGCCTGAATCGATACATCCAATGCGCTTACCGGTTCATCGCAAACTATAAATTTCGGATCCAGGGCAAGTGCTCTTGCTACACCTACTCTCTGTCGTCTCCCACCATCCAATTCATGTGGATATACATTATATAACCTAGGTGCTAGCCCTACAGTCTCCATTAATTCATTTATTCTTATTGTTAAATCCTTCGAAGAGCGGTATGTTTTATTGACTATCATTGGCTCTGCAATTATTTCAGAAACGGTTAGTCTGGGATTTATGCTAGAATACGGATCTTGGAAAATAAGCTGCATATCCCTACGCATCTTCCTCATTTCTTTACTATTCAATTCAGTAATATCTTTTCCTTCAAAGAACACTTCTCCTGAAGTCGGCTCTAATAATCTGAGAATTGCTCTTCCTAATGTGGACTTTCCACAACCCGACTCTCCCACCACTCCTAAAGTTTCTCCCTTGCAAATCTTTATGTTTATATCATCCACAGCATGTAAATACTCCTTACCCACCGGAAAATATTTTTTAAGATTCCTTGTTTCTAACATTGGACTATTTCTCATCAGTAGCCTCCTTGATGCGGCCATTATATAGATGACAAGCTATTTCATGCTCCCCAGATACTGCGCTAATTGGATGCTCCTTATAACAAATATCCATGGCAAATTTACATCTAGGTGAGAAAAAACAACCGCTGGGTAGGTCTGTAGGATCTGGTATTAGCCCTTCAATAGGAGAAAGACGTTTTACTTCTTCTTTTAGATTTGGAATTGAGCCAAAAAGACCTATAGTATAAGGGTGGTGGTTCTTCTCTTCATCAAAAATATCTTCTACCGTCCCTTTTTCAACCAACTCACCAGAATACATAACTGCTACTTTATCGCACACTTGAGCAACTACTCCAAAGTCATGGGTTATCATTATTAGTGAAGTATTAAGTTTATTTCTCAATTCACCTATCATATTTAAAACCTGTGCTTGTATGGTCACATCTAATGCAGTGGTAGGTTCATCAGCTATAAGTAACTCAGGCTCACAAGCTAATGCTATAGCTATAACCACCCGCTGTTTCATCCCTCCAGAAAACTGATGAGGATATTCATTTTTTCTGGTTTTAGGAATGCCCACCAACTCTAATACTTCGTCAACTCTATCTTCGATTTCATCTTTACTCTTTTTTTCTTTATTATGATATATTAAAGCTTCCGATATTTGATCACCTATTTTGAGTATGGGATTCAAAGATGTCATTGGATCCTGAAAAATCATAGAAATCCTTTCCCCTCTATATAGATCCCTTAATTCCCTCTCAGGGACCTTAAGCAAATCCTTTCCATCGAAAACAATCTCACCTTGCTCAACCTTACTTACTTTTTCAGGTAATAA belongs to Synergistaceae bacterium and includes:
- a CDS encoding serine hydrolase; translation: MVDLIKAVVAKYAEGVTGKLGIYFKDLKNGCEYGYNDKEVFPAASVFKIFILAELFRQIREGKISLADRIALIEDYKSEGSGVLKEFDLGANLTVADYALLMMIISDNTATDLLIDLLGIENIQENVVERLDLNNTKCDLNCSQLISLCYGLEEGDDIKEKIKQGPIWLNNTPAYTGNVEKNDETSPYEVGVVLEKVFRNKWMGEELDKEMIGILSKCQTNSRIPKYLPKYLEIAHKTGTMDRVANDAGIVFTEKGSYILAVFYNGNTAQDEEYRANEWNLVGEELIAQMSKEIYNIYTS
- a CDS encoding ABC transporter ATP-binding protein; this translates as MDAKLLTIKDLKIVYESNEEIVNAVNGISLDLKKGEAIGIVGETGAGKTTTALSILGLLPEKVSKVEQGEIVFDGKDLLKVPERELRDLYRGERISMIFQDPMTSLNPILKIGDQISEALIYHNKEKKSKDEIEDRVDEVLELVGIPKTRKNEYPHQFSGGMKQRVVIAIALACEPELLIADEPTTALDVTIQAQVLNMIGELRNKLNTSLIMITHDFGVVAQVCDKVAVMYSGELVEKGTVEDIFDEEKNHHPYTIGLFGSIPNLKEEVKRLSPIEGLIPDPTDLPSGCFFSPRCKFAMDICYKEHPISAVSGEHEIACHLYNGRIKEATDEK
- a CDS encoding D-aminoacylase; translated protein: MLDILIKNATVIDGSGAPAKEFDVGVKDGRIVLDVIGKRTKEVKDASGLVLCPGFIESHSHGDRSIGEYVPSFSKISQGVTTEITGQCGNTPFPVDPKFYNEFKSISSFASISNTIPFEKFTSFSSFLDFVNKQDLYLNQVFLIGHNTLRASVMGVENRKATPEELDLMKDRLSEAMKSGARGMSSGLIYVPGVYSDEEELVELCKIVKQYDGVYATHMRNEAEKVVEAVEESIRIAEKSGVKLVISHHKVCGKGNWGFSKNTLKLVEEANERGTSVLMDVYPYEACMTSLNICIPPWHFSDGMEELLKKLSDEKWREVIKNEMNSPENKYDNFYKNSGGFKGVFVASAPNTPDAQGMFIPDYANSIKKSDFDAYFDLLIENSGGGNGIFFAMDPLEVERIYMNKHTVVGSDGLPVSMEDKGHPRSWGTFIKTISHYALEKKLLSLEEAINKQTKKTADFWGLKDVGQIAEGLRADLLLLNLDELVDRASYEDSNLRADGLDSVYIAGELVYSQKELTGKKPGRVVKIKNI
- a CDS encoding LysR family transcriptional regulator, yielding MRMDQLYQFIIISEAGSITAASKQLYISQSSLSSSIASMEKEIGRQIFQRSHNGISLTPYGLKFYKAAREILDTYENVINLPMELNEEQLHISSQFLLYASSIFTNIISENKKVISSFKFTEKTTSGVIKDVINRTSEVGLIVTRSELHNHYKQIAKNQNLEYNVINSDECICLVGRGNPLYYSDDEDITMQQLQGFPMIKYEIDANSVESNKEFDMNFSFPHSGVLVISDTGSLQNILAKTNGFFIGIHNEKAYSTTDFYDNIRVIKLRDKSFTYDTAWLKKKDHSLSPLAKDFLKRIYLAVGASPINLSFNL
- a CDS encoding ABC transporter ATP-binding protein, with amino-acid sequence MRNSPMLETRNLKKYFPVGKEYLHAVDDINIKICKGETLGVVGESGCGKSTLGRAILRLLEPTSGEVFFEGKDITELNSKEMRKMRRDMQLIFQDPYSSINPRLTVSEIIAEPMIVNKTYRSSKDLTIRINELMETVGLAPRLYNVYPHELDGGRRQRVGVARALALDPKFIVCDEPVSALDVSIQAQILNLLMDLQDNLNLTYMFITHDLSVVKHISDEIAVLYLGQLIEKAPTMELFSNPRHPYTKALLSAIPVPDLSMRERKTEVIRGEVVSPINPKPCCRFSSRCKYVRDGCLGQDPPLVEVNENHFCACPYHDNL